The window CGCCATCATGCTCGCCGGCATGCCGCTGATCTGCCAGCCCGGCGCCGAGTGGAACTACAGCCGCTCCACCGACATCCTCGGCCGCATCATCGAAGTCGTCAGCGGCAAGACGCTCGGCGAATTCCTCGCTGAGCGCATCCTCTCGCCGCTGCAGATGAACGAGACCGCCTTCCACACCCCGGAAGCCAACGCCGGCCGGCTCGCCGAGGCGTTTGCCAACGATCCCTGGACCAACGAGAAGGTGCAGCTGTTCAACATGCTGGAGAAGCCGGCGATGGAATCCGGCGGCGGCGGACTGGTGTCGACCGCGATGGACTATGCGCGTTTCGCGCAGATGCTGCTCAACGGCGGCTCGCTCGACGGCACCAGGATCATCGGCCGCAAGACGCTCGAATTCATGGCCTCCGACCACCTCGGCGCCGGCGTCAAGATCCAGGGCACGCTGGTGTCGCCCGGCCACAGTTTCGGCCTCGGCTTCGCCGTGCGCATGCAGCAGGGCATCGCGCCGTTCTCCGGTTCGGTCGGCCAGTACTTCTGGAGCGGCATGGCCGGCACGTTCTTCTGGATCGATCCGCGCGAAGACCTGATCGCGGTCTTCATGATGCAGGGGCCGGGCCAGCGCGAATATACCCGCTCGCTGGTGCGCAACGGCGTCTACGCGGCGGTGGAGTGACGTCATTGCGGCTCGAGACCCCCGATGCGCAATTGCGCATCGGGGGCTCGCGCTGACGCGCGCCCCGGGATGACGCTTCGCGTCAGCTGATCGTCGCGCCACCGTCGATCACGATGGTCTGGCCGGTGAGGAAGTCGCCGGCGCGCGAGCCCATCAACACGGCGGCGCCGGCGATCTCGTCAGGCACGCCGATCCGCAGCAGCGGCGAGCGCGCGGTCGAGGCCTTCAGCGTGTCCGGATTG of the Bradyrhizobium quebecense genome contains:
- a CDS encoding serine hydrolase domain-containing protein, with the translated sequence MNAQTATKHAASPTTPSLPLAKPESIGLSSTRLQALSDTFRREVDRGTAPGFTVLVARRGQIGWFDAIGRQSPAASAPMTHDTIFRIFSMTKPIVSVGIMMLLEDGHFLLNDPVAKFIPEFAETKVGVEHNGKLDLVPVQRQMTIQDLLRHTSGLTYDHTGNGPVQQLYQQSRLRSRKITNAEHAIMLAGMPLICQPGAEWNYSRSTDILGRIIEVVSGKTLGEFLAERILSPLQMNETAFHTPEANAGRLAEAFANDPWTNEKVQLFNMLEKPAMESGGGGLVSTAMDYARFAQMLLNGGSLDGTRIIGRKTLEFMASDHLGAGVKIQGTLVSPGHSFGLGFAVRMQQGIAPFSGSVGQYFWSGMAGTFFWIDPREDLIAVFMMQGPGQREYTRSLVRNGVYAAVE